CGGCGGGTCGATGGCGGTGAACACCCCCATGAGCACCGGCACGTCGCCTTCGGAGGTGTCGAGCCAGGCGCGAAACCCGCCTTCGGCCTCGATGGCCTCGGCCGGCAGGCCCAGGCGCTCGGCCGCCGCCGCCAGGTGCGGCGCCGGATGCACCGCCACCGCCGGCGCCCAGTCCGCCTCGCGCAGGCGGGCGCCGGCCGGCATCGGTGGGAATGCCAGCAGCCCTCCGGGCAGACACAGGAAGCGCACCATGGCGCTGGTCTTCTGCTTGTGCAGGAGGATCAGGCGTGCGCCCACGGGCTACTCCGGCAGGGCGACCAGCACCGCGTCGCCGCACAGGGCGTCGGGCATCCCCCACACCTGCACCGCCTCGACGAACTGGCCGTCGCGGCGCGGATGCGGCAGCAACACCTGGTATTCGGCAAAGACCCGCCCGTCGGGAAAGAAGGTGGCGGTGCCGAAGCGCGCCCCACCGCGCCAGGTGGCCACCAGGCTCGACTCCTGCGAATACGGGTCGCGCGTCATGTCCACCGTGGCGGCCTGCCACACCGGCTCGTCGCCGATCGACAGCCCGACCCGGCGCACCTGCGCACGCAGCGCGGCGCACACCGCCTCGCCCACGTCCCGGTCGGCGGCGATGCCCATCAGGCCGCCGCGTAGGTGTAGCAGTTCTTCGGGCACACGCGGCCACAGGCGCCGCAACCGATGCAGTCCAGGCCGTTGGCGATGCTCATCACCATCATGTTGTCGTCTTCGTCGTCGTCATCGTCGTCGAGCTCGCGCTCGACCAGATCGAGCACCGTGCGCGGGCAAACCTTGTAGCAACGGCCGCAGCCGATGCACTTTTCCTGGTCCAGGGCCTCGACGAAGTGCGGCGTCCATTCTTCGCCGCCGCGGGTCGTTCCGGTGATCATGATCTGCTCGTCGTCTCACTAAGCACCGCCTGCAGGCGCGTGTTGGCATCGGCCCATGCCTTGCAGGCGTCGTAGGTGGACTGGGCGATGAGGGGGATGTCGTCATAGGCCGCCGGCAGGCGATCCTCGACCAGGTCGTGCAGCTCGGAGGCGCGCTCGGCGGCGATGCGCTTGAGCTTGCGCACCGCCTTCTCGAGTCCCTTGAGTTCTTCGTCCGTCATCGGTGCGCTCCTTACATGCCGGCCACGTCGGGGTGCTTGCCGATGCGCTCGATGGCCACCGACAGCAGCTTGTCGGCCTCGTCCTTCATCTTCGACAGGCTGGCGAAGCCGAAGCGATGCACGTCGCGCAGGGTCTTGTCGATGGCCACCAGGTAGCCGACGGTGATCAGTGCGCGGCCGAAGCCCTCGTGGGTCAGGTGGATCAGGGGCACGGCCAGCTGGCCGCATTCCTTCTCGATGAGCACCGCGATGGCGTTGTAGAAGCACTTCACCCGCGCCAGGGTCAGCTCGTCCGGATCGCCGACGATGGGGATCTCGGCCTTCTTCTCGCGGGTGAGCACGAAGGGGTCGAGCAGCTGCTCGACCGAGTAGCCGGCATAGGTGCCGTAGGTGTCCAGCGCGCGCATCTGGCGCGTCATCTCCTTGATGAAATCCGTCTCCAGAATCGGATCGGCGGCAACAGCGTCAGTCATGGGAAAACTCCTTGGGAACAGGGGGGGCATGGGGGGATTCGAGGCGCGGGGTCACGCGCAGCGCGGGGAAGGCGGCCATCAGCGCGCGTCCGGCGGCCATGGCACCGAAGAAACCGGCCGCGGCGCCGAGCACCGCCGCGCGGTCGGAGCCGGCGGCCTGGCCGAGCCCGGCGCCGACGAGCAGGGCCACGGCCGGCAGCACGTAGCCGAGCACCGCCGAGACGGTGAGCGCATGGACCGGCACGCTCACCGTGACCCGCTCACCTGCGCGCAGTGGGCGCGTCGCAGGCACCCGGAGCACGGTGGCGGCACGGCCCGCAGCCATCTGGCCAACGCCACAGTGGCTGCCGTGTCCGCAGGCGGCGCATCCGCCGGTGTCCATGACCACGAGCGCGTGGTCGCCGTCGACGGACTGGACCACACCGGCATGAGCGAGGCGTTCGACATTCATCCGTCCCATCCTTCGTCGGCCATGTCCGCGAAGCGGTCGTCGGAGCGCGTCCGGGCGGCGATCGCCTTGTCCACCCAGGCCACGCCGCCGTCCCGCATGGCCGACGCCAGCTCTTCGAGCAGGGCCGGCACGGCGTCGACCTCGCCCACCCGGATGGGCTGGATGCCGCGGGTGAGCAGCTGCTTGATCGCCGAGGCGCCGACGGCCATCACGTACACCGCCTGGCAGCCGTCGAGGAAGGCCACCTTGGCGGCGAGCTTGTCCTCGTTGCCGTCCATGGCCTCGGTGGCGAACTCGCCGACACCGACCAGGTTCGCGCGCCCGGGCGCCACCTCGTAGATGGCGAAGGCCTCGGCGGCGCCGAAATGCTGGTCCACCCGCTGGCGGTCCGAGCTGGCGAAGGCGACCCGCAGCGTCACGGCCGGCTCCGCCTTAATGGACCAGGCCAGCTGCAGGCGCCGTGCCGTCATGGGTTTCTCCGTGGCCTTCGGGCTCACGGTAGATGGATCGATAGGGTTCGATTTCATGGTGTGCTCCCAACACGAGATTGGCCAGGTCGAACAGGGCCTGCCGCGAGCCGCGGTAGCCCACCCAGGTGCGGGCGTAACCGCCCACCAGGTCGTACTGCG
The nucleotide sequence above comes from Nitrogeniibacter mangrovi. Encoded proteins:
- the fdxB gene encoding ferredoxin III, nif-specific translates to MITGTTRGGEEWTPHFVEALDQEKCIGCGRCYKVCPRTVLDLVERELDDDDDDEDDNMMVMSIANGLDCIGCGACGRVCPKNCYTYAAA
- a CDS encoding NifB/NifX family molybdenum-iron cluster-binding protein; protein product: MTARRLQLAWSIKAEPAVTLRVAFASSDRQRVDQHFGAAEAFAIYEVAPGRANLVGVGEFATEAMDGNEDKLAAKVAFLDGCQAVYVMAVGASAIKQLLTRGIQPIRVGEVDAVPALLEELASAMRDGGVAWVDKAIAARTRSDDRFADMADEGWDG
- a CDS encoding CCE_0567 family metalloprotein; its protein translation is MTDEELKGLEKAVRKLKRIAAERASELHDLVEDRLPAAYDDIPLIAQSTYDACKAWADANTRLQAVLSETTSRS
- a CDS encoding SoxR reducing system RseC family protein, encoding MNVERLAHAGVVQSVDGDHALVVMDTGGCAACGHGSHCGVGQMAAGRAATVLRVPATRPLRAGERVTVSVPVHALTVSAVLGYVLPAVALLVGAGLGQAAGSDRAAVLGAAAGFFGAMAAGRALMAAFPALRVTPRLESPHAPPVPKEFSHD
- a CDS encoding NifX-associated nitrogen fixation protein: MTDAVAADPILETDFIKEMTRQMRALDTYGTYAGYSVEQLLDPFVLTREKKAEIPIVGDPDELTLARVKCFYNAIAVLIEKECGQLAVPLIHLTHEGFGRALITVGYLVAIDKTLRDVHRFGFASLSKMKDEADKLLSVAIERIGKHPDVAGM